In the genome of Hymenobacter cellulosivorans, one region contains:
- a CDS encoding efflux RND transporter periplasmic adaptor subunit, which yields MQYEQETVQTESRPGRKVLWIVLTVAVIAALAFIKIKYFPSPNADAKGGGGGRGAAGGGAGKGGPGGAGGAKGGGQKLPVQVYVVKPTNLSDEVAATGSVMPDEAVVIKSELSGKITSLNIREGQPVRKGQLLFSINADEAQAAIRKQQYNIQLFRDQEKRQRTLLDKEYISAQEYEQANNQLLTAQADLKALQASLAKAYVRAPFDGVLGLTTATVGTYVSPGTEITTLSRVRPVKIDFAVPGRFASNVRVGDVVSVTDEGTNKKYDAKVYAIDPQIDPVSRTQPVRARYANASNELRPGAFVKVNLQLGESTDALQVPTESVIPEASGYSVYTVQAGKMVPKKVKIGIRSDKVIQITDGLAVGDSVIRTGILQVKPGDAVRVTK from the coding sequence ATGCAATACGAACAAGAAACGGTACAAACTGAGTCGCGCCCTGGGCGCAAAGTGTTGTGGATTGTACTAACGGTGGCTGTTATTGCCGCCCTGGCTTTTATCAAAATCAAGTATTTCCCCTCTCCTAACGCCGATGCCAAAGGTGGCGGTGGCGGCCGCGGCGCGGCCGGGGGCGGTGCCGGCAAAGGTGGCCCCGGCGGGGCAGGCGGGGCCAAGGGCGGCGGCCAAAAGCTGCCGGTGCAGGTGTACGTGGTGAAGCCCACCAATCTCTCGGACGAAGTAGCCGCTACGGGTTCGGTAATGCCGGATGAGGCGGTGGTGATTAAGAGCGAGCTGTCGGGCAAGATTACCAGCCTCAATATCCGCGAAGGACAGCCCGTGCGCAAGGGCCAGCTGCTGTTCAGCATCAACGCCGATGAAGCCCAGGCCGCCATTCGCAAGCAGCAGTACAACATTCAGCTGTTTCGGGACCAGGAAAAGCGGCAGCGCACCCTGCTGGACAAAGAATACATCAGCGCCCAGGAATACGAGCAGGCCAACAACCAGCTCCTGACGGCTCAGGCCGACCTGAAAGCCCTGCAAGCGTCGTTGGCCAAAGCCTACGTGCGGGCTCCTTTCGACGGCGTGTTAGGCCTGACCACTGCTACTGTGGGCACCTACGTAAGCCCCGGCACTGAAATTACGACCCTCTCCCGCGTGCGGCCAGTCAAGATTGACTTTGCTGTGCCCGGCCGCTTTGCCTCCAATGTGCGCGTGGGCGACGTGGTAAGCGTAACCGACGAAGGCACCAACAAAAAGTACGACGCCAAGGTCTACGCCATTGACCCGCAGATTGACCCGGTAAGCCGGACCCAACCCGTACGGGCCCGCTACGCCAACGCCAGCAACGAGCTGCGCCCCGGCGCTTTCGTGAAAGTAAACCTGCAATTGGGCGAGTCGACCGACGCGCTGCAGGTGCCGACCGAATCGGTGATTCCGGAGGCCAGCGGCTACAGCGTATACACCGTACAAGCCGGCAAGATGGTACCGAAGAAAGTAAAGATTGGTATTCGCTCCGATAAAGTAATCCAGATTACCGACGGCTTGGCCGTGGGGGACTCCGTAATTCGCACCGGCATTCTGCAAGTGAAGCCTGGCGACGCGGTACGCGTGACCAAATAG
- a CDS encoding efflux RND transporter permease subunit — protein sequence MSLSSTSINRPVLAIVMSLVIVIFGVIGFRYLSIREYPSVDPPIITVSASYTGASADVMQGQVTEPLEEALNGIAGIKNLTSNSRDGRTQITVEFDLDADLETAANDVRDKVSGAQGRLPRDIDPPIVSKANADSQPIVMTYLSSNQRTLLELTDYANNTLKERLQTIPGVSEVRVYGERKYSMRLWMDPVKLSALSVSPVDVQAALTRENVELPSGAVQGQNTQLTLRTMGRLTSVEDFNNLIIRKDESSLVRFSDVGYAELYPENDQTIFKVNGVPMVGLAVIPQPGSNQIDIADEFNKRIELYGKDLPKDLILKPGFDNSVFIRKSINEVEHTIIEAFVLVVIIIFLFLRDWRSTLIPVVAIPVSLVGIFFVMYLLNFSINVLTLLAIVLAIGLVVDDAIVVLENIYSRIEEGEDPKTAAIHGSEEILMAVISTTIVLAAVFLPVVFLTGITGRLFREFGIVVAGSVLISAFVSLTLTPMMCSLLLKRQETHNWFYRKTEPFFQSMIGGYQDSLQTFLRNRWLAWLVVAGTGVGIWFFMGAIPSELAPVEDRSRVNINATGPEGASFEYMDAYMAQVTKMAMDSAGDKSLSSVFAVTSPGFGGGSNSGTARVLLLDADQRPRTQDQIAAGLSAGVKRLTAARTSVSQDQSIGGGGGGGGLPVQFVIQTQDFDKLRAAVPKFLDAARQDPTFQFVDVNLKFNKPELRVNIDREKAQSLGVSVQSISQTLQAGLSGQRFGYFIREGKQYQIIGQVARENRNQPLDVRLLSVKSADGSLVQLDNVISLTESSTPPQLYRFNRYNSATFSASLAPGKTLGDGIAAMRSIAEKNLDDTFSSELSGASRDFEESSSSLLFAFGLALILIYLVLAAQFESFRDPIIIMVTVPLALSGALLSLWYFNQTLNLFSQIGIIMLVGLVTKNGILIVEFANQQVENGKDYMTGLIEGATARFRPILMTSLCAILGILPIAIATGAGALSRRAMGIGVVGGLFFATALTLYVVPVMYSYFATAKNHKPKPEEVEQKQAVTA from the coding sequence ATGAGCTTATCATCCACCAGCATTAACCGCCCGGTCCTCGCCATCGTGATGAGTCTCGTCATCGTGATATTCGGCGTCATCGGGTTTCGCTACCTCAGCATCCGGGAATACCCGAGTGTGGACCCACCTATTATTACGGTTTCGGCCAGCTACACCGGGGCCTCGGCCGACGTAATGCAGGGTCAGGTAACCGAGCCGCTCGAAGAAGCCCTCAACGGCATTGCGGGCATCAAAAACCTGACCTCGAACTCCCGGGACGGCCGCACCCAGATTACGGTCGAGTTTGACCTCGATGCCGACCTGGAAACGGCCGCCAACGACGTGCGCGACAAAGTTTCGGGGGCGCAGGGCCGCCTCCCGCGCGACATTGACCCGCCCATCGTGAGCAAGGCCAATGCCGACTCCCAGCCCATTGTCATGACCTACCTCAGCTCCAACCAGCGCACGTTGCTGGAGCTGACCGACTACGCCAACAACACGCTCAAAGAGCGTCTGCAGACCATTCCGGGCGTGTCGGAAGTACGGGTGTACGGCGAGCGAAAATACTCCATGCGCCTGTGGATGGACCCCGTGAAGCTCTCGGCCCTGAGCGTAAGCCCCGTGGACGTGCAGGCCGCCCTTACCCGGGAAAATGTGGAGCTGCCCAGTGGCGCCGTGCAGGGCCAAAATACCCAGCTCACGCTGCGCACCATGGGCCGCCTGACCTCGGTAGAGGACTTCAACAACCTGATTATCCGCAAGGATGAGTCGTCGTTGGTGCGCTTCTCCGACGTGGGCTACGCCGAGCTCTACCCCGAAAACGACCAGACCATCTTCAAAGTAAATGGCGTGCCAATGGTGGGGTTGGCCGTCATTCCCCAGCCCGGCTCCAACCAGATTGACATTGCCGACGAATTCAACAAGCGGATTGAGCTCTACGGCAAGGACTTACCCAAGGACCTAATACTCAAGCCGGGTTTCGACAACTCGGTCTTCATCCGCAAGTCCATCAACGAGGTGGAGCACACCATCATTGAGGCCTTCGTGCTGGTGGTTATCATCATCTTCCTGTTTTTGCGCGACTGGCGCTCCACGCTGATTCCAGTAGTAGCCATTCCGGTGTCGTTGGTGGGTATTTTCTTCGTGATGTACCTGCTCAACTTCTCTATCAACGTGCTGACGCTGCTGGCCATCGTGCTGGCCATTGGCCTGGTGGTCGACGACGCCATTGTGGTACTGGAAAACATTTACTCCCGCATTGAGGAAGGCGAAGACCCCAAAACGGCTGCCATCCACGGCTCCGAGGAAATTCTGATGGCCGTTATCAGTACCACCATTGTACTGGCAGCCGTGTTCCTGCCGGTGGTGTTCCTGACGGGCATTACCGGCCGTCTGTTCCGCGAATTCGGTATTGTGGTGGCCGGCTCGGTGCTGATTTCGGCCTTCGTTTCGTTGACCCTGACGCCGATGATGTGCTCCTTGCTGCTCAAGCGCCAGGAAACCCACAACTGGTTTTACCGCAAGACTGAGCCCTTCTTCCAAAGCATGATTGGCGGCTACCAAGACAGCCTGCAAACCTTCCTGCGCAACCGCTGGCTGGCCTGGCTGGTGGTGGCCGGCACGGGCGTGGGCATCTGGTTTTTCATGGGCGCCATTCCCTCGGAGCTGGCCCCGGTAGAAGACCGTAGCCGCGTCAATATCAACGCCACGGGTCCGGAAGGAGCTTCCTTCGAGTACATGGACGCCTACATGGCCCAGGTTACCAAAATGGCCATGGACTCGGCGGGCGACAAAAGCCTGAGCAGCGTGTTTGCCGTGACTTCGCCTGGTTTCGGCGGCGGCTCCAACTCCGGCACAGCCCGGGTGCTGCTGCTTGATGCCGACCAGCGCCCCCGCACCCAGGACCAGATTGCCGCCGGCCTCAGCGCGGGCGTGAAGCGCCTGACAGCGGCCCGCACGTCCGTTTCGCAGGACCAGAGCATCGGCGGCGGTGGTGGGGGGGGCGGCTTGCCGGTGCAGTTCGTTATCCAGACCCAGGACTTCGACAAGCTGCGGGCCGCCGTACCGAAGTTTCTGGATGCCGCCCGCCAGGACCCGACCTTCCAGTTCGTGGACGTGAACCTGAAGTTTAACAAGCCCGAGCTGCGCGTAAATATTGACCGCGAAAAGGCCCAAAGCCTGGGTGTGTCGGTGCAAAGCATCAGCCAGACGCTACAGGCCGGGCTCAGCGGGCAGCGCTTTGGCTATTTTATCCGGGAAGGCAAGCAGTACCAGATTATTGGGCAGGTGGCGCGCGAAAACCGCAACCAGCCGCTCGACGTGCGCCTGCTCTCGGTGAAAAGCGCCGACGGCTCTTTGGTGCAGCTCGACAACGTTATCAGCCTGACGGAGAGCAGCACCCCACCCCAGCTTTACCGCTTTAACCGCTACAACTCGGCCACCTTCTCAGCGTCCTTGGCCCCGGGCAAGACCCTCGGCGACGGAATTGCGGCCATGCGCAGCATTGCGGAGAAAAACCTGGACGACACCTTCTCCTCCGAGCTGTCGGGTGCTTCCCGCGACTTCGAGGAAAGCTCCTCCTCGCTGCTCTTTGCCTTCGGCTTGGCTCTTATCCTGATTTATCTGGTGCTGGCCGCCCAGTTTGAAAGCTTCCGTGACCCGATCATCATCATGGTGACGGTGCCGCTGGCCTTGTCGGGCGCCTTGCTTAGCTTGTGGTACTTCAACCAGACGCTCAACCTGTTCTCCCAGATCGGCATTATCATGCTGGTGGGCCTGGTGACCAAGAACGGTATCCTCATCGTGGAATTTGCTAACCAGCAGGTCGAGAACGGCAAGGACTACATGACCGGTTTGATTGAAGGCGCGACGGCCCGCTTCCGCCCCATCCTGATGACCTCGCTCTGCGCCATTCTGGGTATTCTGCCCATCGCCATTGCCACCGGTGCGGGCGCCCTGAGCCGGCGGGCCATGGGTATCGGCGTGGTCGGCGGCCTGTTCTTCGCCACGGCCCTGACGCTGTACGTAGTGCCGGTGATGTACTCATATTTCGCCACGGCCAAAAACCACAAGCCCAAGCCGGAAGAAGTTGAACAGAAGCAAGCCGTAACCGCTTAA
- a CDS encoding TolC family protein, giving the protein MQFPSSSRYFQHLGAWLLLALPLPVLAQQPTTPAGRPTLQPTAKPQTEKPETVAPAAPLTLAEAIRIGLENNYNIRLARTDEQIAENNVTRGNAGQLPTVNGNLTRNFNRNNVRQESSSRPEPSTASNALSNQLNANVAATWTVFDGFGMFIAYDRLKALNQSQQQLTRATLEETVADITSAYFAVVRESGKIKSIEEALKIGQARIDLTQARVDVGVSAKVEVLTARVDFNADRSALIQQQEALATAKINLNNLLGRSARLNFQPADSIVVARNLDRDAVAQAIQQNNPACKTPAPISKWLPTTGSWCAPPASPRSV; this is encoded by the coding sequence ATGCAGTTTCCTTCCTCTTCCCGCTACTTTCAACACCTCGGTGCCTGGCTGCTGCTGGCGTTGCCGCTGCCCGTGCTGGCCCAGCAGCCCACCACGCCGGCCGGGCGCCCGACGTTGCAGCCGACGGCCAAGCCCCAGACGGAAAAGCCCGAAACGGTGGCCCCGGCCGCCCCACTTACGCTGGCCGAAGCTATCCGCATTGGGCTGGAAAACAACTACAACATCCGCCTGGCCCGCACCGACGAGCAGATTGCCGAAAACAATGTGACCCGCGGCAATGCCGGCCAGCTGCCCACCGTGAACGGCAACCTGACCCGCAACTTCAACCGCAACAACGTGCGGCAGGAGTCCTCGAGCCGACCGGAGCCCAGCACGGCCAGCAACGCCCTGTCGAACCAGCTCAATGCCAACGTGGCCGCCACCTGGACGGTGTTCGACGGGTTCGGAATGTTCATTGCCTACGACCGGCTCAAGGCCTTGAATCAGAGTCAGCAGCAGCTCACGCGCGCCACGCTGGAGGAAACCGTAGCCGATATTACCAGCGCCTACTTTGCCGTGGTGCGCGAATCGGGCAAAATCAAGTCGATTGAGGAGGCCCTGAAAATCGGCCAGGCCCGCATCGACCTGACCCAGGCCCGGGTGGATGTGGGGGTGAGTGCCAAGGTAGAGGTGCTCACGGCCCGCGTGGATTTCAATGCCGACCGGTCGGCCCTGATTCAGCAGCAGGAAGCCTTAGCCACGGCCAAAATCAACCTCAACAACCTGCTGGGCCGCTCCGCTCGCCTCAACTTCCAGCCCGCCGACTCCATTGTGGTGGCCCGCAACCTGGACCGTGACGCCGTGGCCCAGGCCATTCAGCAAAACAACCCCGCCTGCAAAACGCCCGCACCAATATCGAAGTGGCTACCTACGACCGGAAGCTGGTGCGCGCCTCCCGCTTCCCCCAGATCGGTCTGA
- a CDS encoding sensor histidine kinase, producing the protein MNSWLLPVMLATPVLLLLALGIVGFVLRYQRRLLRQQEQLRQVRDASQQQALEAALLAQEEERRRIAADLHDGVGTTLAIAKLHLSTLGQPSLTEEATALLDQAIGEVRRISRNLLPAALQKFGLPFALDALARTVPADGPTHVIIEQRGQPRRLDPKRELIVFRVVQELLGNGLRHAHADTIEVSIDFGPDYLSLQYRDNGVGFDPAAGDLPPTAGARTGLGLTNLRSRVAVLHGTLRHESAPGAGSKVWISFPIPYLPVDQKPALTTSI; encoded by the coding sequence ATGAACAGCTGGCTGCTTCCCGTGATGCTGGCTACGCCGGTACTGCTGCTTTTGGCCTTGGGCATTGTGGGTTTCGTGCTGCGGTATCAGCGGCGGTTGCTGCGTCAGCAAGAACAGCTCCGGCAGGTGCGCGACGCCTCCCAGCAGCAGGCTCTGGAAGCAGCCCTACTAGCCCAGGAAGAGGAGCGCCGCCGCATTGCCGCCGACCTGCACGACGGTGTGGGCACTACCCTGGCCATTGCCAAGCTTCACCTGAGCACGCTTGGCCAGCCTAGTCTTACCGAGGAAGCCACCGCCCTGCTCGACCAGGCCATTGGGGAAGTACGCCGCATCTCCCGCAACCTACTGCCGGCGGCCCTGCAAAAATTCGGTCTACCCTTCGCCCTCGACGCCCTGGCCCGTACCGTACCAGCCGATGGGCCCACGCACGTCATCATTGAACAGCGTGGTCAGCCCCGCCGCCTCGACCCCAAGCGGGAACTGATTGTATTTCGGGTGGTGCAGGAGCTACTGGGCAACGGGCTGCGCCACGCCCACGCCGACACTATTGAGGTGAGCATCGATTTTGGCCCCGACTATCTCTCGCTCCAGTACCGTGACAATGGCGTGGGCTTTGACCCGGCCGCCGGTGACCTTCCTCCTACGGCAGGCGCTCGTACAGGACTAGGGCTCACCAACTTACGCAGTCGGGTGGCAGTACTCCACGGCACACTGCGCCACGAATCGGCGCCAGGTGCGGGCAGCAAAGTTTGGATTTCCTTCCCTATTCCGTATCTTCCCGTCGATCAAAAGCCCGCCCTAACTACCTCTATATGA
- a CDS encoding zinc dependent phospholipase C family protein, translating to MLKWLFCSVWALLLAPLSASGYSVLTHQANIDSTWKRCLAPLLQQRYPGATEEQLLEAKAYAYGGSIIQDMGFYPFGSELFTNLTHYVRSGDFVRNLLDEAQDRNEYAFALGALGHYAADINGHPEGTNKAMPLVYPELGQKFGRNITYVEAPKQHTQLEFAFDVVQVANGRYRTSDYQRYVGFQVSKRVLEVAFKKTYGLELGKVIFNVDLSIGSFRFAVRQLIPVASRAAWQSQKKEIRKLSPLARRREYVYQESERKFRKQFGTAYEHPGTGARILSYFVRVMPKIGPLKPFAFRPPTPEAQELFKASFRQVIIKYCALVEQEPKDTLGTTPAPRLANADFDTGHQTKAGEYALADETYGEWLRTLAKEKFDGISGPQKQNILAFYGTTPKEPKDEDEKEAAKRKETQEALQQLRTLEVK from the coding sequence ATGCTCAAATGGTTATTCTGCAGCGTCTGGGCCCTGTTGCTCGCGCCGCTTTCCGCCTCTGGCTATTCGGTGCTCACCCACCAGGCCAATATTGACTCGACCTGGAAACGATGCTTGGCGCCGCTCTTGCAGCAGCGCTACCCCGGCGCCACCGAGGAGCAGCTGCTTGAAGCCAAGGCCTATGCCTACGGCGGCTCCATCATTCAGGACATGGGGTTTTACCCCTTTGGTTCAGAGCTCTTTACCAATCTGACCCATTACGTGCGCTCGGGCGACTTCGTGCGCAACCTGCTCGATGAGGCCCAGGACCGCAACGAGTATGCCTTTGCCCTGGGCGCGCTGGGCCACTATGCGGCCGACATCAACGGCCACCCCGAGGGCACGAACAAAGCCATGCCGCTGGTGTACCCGGAGCTGGGGCAGAAGTTTGGCCGGAACATCACCTACGTGGAAGCGCCCAAGCAGCACACCCAGCTGGAATTTGCCTTCGACGTGGTGCAGGTAGCCAATGGCCGCTACCGCACCAGCGACTACCAGCGCTACGTGGGCTTTCAGGTAAGCAAGCGGGTGCTGGAAGTGGCCTTCAAGAAAACCTACGGCCTGGAGCTGGGCAAGGTCATTTTCAACGTGGACCTGAGCATCGGGTCCTTCCGCTTCGCCGTGCGCCAGCTGATTCCGGTAGCTAGCCGGGCCGCCTGGCAGTCCCAGAAAAAAGAAATCCGCAAACTCAGCCCCCTGGCCCGCCGCCGCGAGTACGTGTACCAGGAGAGTGAGCGAAAATTCCGCAAGCAGTTCGGCACGGCCTACGAGCACCCCGGCACCGGAGCCCGGATTCTGTCGTACTTCGTGCGGGTAATGCCCAAGATCGGGCCGCTCAAGCCCTTTGCGTTTCGGCCGCCCACGCCCGAGGCCCAGGAGTTGTTCAAGGCCAGCTTCCGGCAGGTAATTATTAAGTACTGCGCCCTGGTCGAGCAGGAGCCCAAAGACACCCTGGGCACCACGCCGGCACCACGCCTGGCCAACGCCGACTTCGACACCGGCCACCAAACCAAAGCCGGCGAATACGCCCTGGCCGACGAAACCTACGGCGAATGGTTGCGGACACTAGCCAAAGAGAAGTTCGACGGCATCAGTGGCCCGCAGAAGCAAAATATCCTGGCTTTTTACGGCACTACGCCCAAGGAACCCAAGGACGAAGATGAGAAGGAAGCCGCCAAGCGCAAGGAAACCCAGGAGGCCCTGCAGCAGCTCCGGACGCTGGAAGTGAAGTAG
- a CDS encoding MGMT family protein, whose product MKTPKEPTEAHRNFFRDVHDVVRLIPRGRVTTYGAIAHYLGARHGARMVGWAMMAAHPSVGPEAIPAYRVVNRLGLLTGRQHFATPTAMQDFLEAEGIQIVDDQVQDFKTRFWDPSTELS is encoded by the coding sequence ATGAAAACCCCGAAAGAGCCCACTGAAGCCCACCGCAACTTCTTCCGCGACGTGCACGACGTGGTGCGCCTGATTCCGCGCGGCCGCGTGACCACCTACGGCGCCATTGCCCACTACCTCGGTGCCCGGCACGGGGCGCGCATGGTGGGCTGGGCCATGATGGCTGCGCACCCCAGCGTAGGTCCGGAGGCTATTCCGGCCTACCGGGTCGTCAACCGGCTGGGCCTGCTCACGGGTCGGCAGCACTTTGCCACGCCCACGGCTATGCAGGATTTCCTCGAAGCTGAAGGAATTCAGATTGTCGACGACCAGGTGCAGGACTTCAAAACCCGTTTCTGGGACCCGAGCACCGAGCTGAGCTAG
- the xseB gene encoding exodeoxyribonuclease VII small subunit: protein MTNDTTYRQAIEELETILRALETDTVDVDDLTARVQRSAELIRLCKQKLRNAESAIERVFENLEEEDDDQGPDPDEHDTPPGPVRPHPNGRLPF, encoded by the coding sequence ATGACCAACGATACCACTTACCGCCAAGCCATTGAAGAGCTCGAAACCATCCTGCGGGCGCTGGAAACCGATACCGTCGACGTAGACGACCTCACGGCCCGGGTGCAGCGCTCCGCCGAGCTGATTCGCTTGTGCAAGCAGAAGCTGCGCAATGCCGAATCGGCCATTGAGCGCGTGTTTGAAAACCTGGAAGAGGAAGACGACGACCAAGGTCCTGATCCTGACGAGCATGACACGCCACCGGGTCCGGTGCGCCCTCATCCCAATGGCCGGCTACCCTTTTAG
- a CDS encoding TolC family protein produces MRASRFPQIGLTSGYGLNRNVNGAAFFGSQLVTNTSRNYGLNYGVVASVPIFDGFNRRRLEQNARIGEEQSQLQLSQTQLSLEAEAEQAYAQYQNRLQLLELEEANILLARENVAIALERYRLGLLTPLALREAQRTQLDAEVRLLDIRFQAKQAEIVLRRLSSGLVQQQGG; encoded by the coding sequence GTGCGCGCCTCCCGCTTCCCCCAGATCGGTCTGACCTCGGGCTACGGCCTGAACCGCAACGTAAACGGTGCCGCTTTCTTCGGCAGCCAGCTCGTAACCAACACCAGCCGCAACTACGGCCTCAACTACGGCGTGGTGGCCTCCGTGCCGATTTTCGACGGCTTCAACCGCCGCCGCCTGGAGCAAAATGCCCGCATCGGGGAAGAGCAGAGCCAATTGCAGCTCAGCCAGACGCAGCTAAGCCTGGAAGCCGAGGCCGAGCAGGCCTATGCCCAGTACCAGAACCGCCTGCAGCTGCTGGAGCTGGAAGAAGCCAACATTTTGCTGGCTCGCGAAAACGTGGCCATTGCCCTGGAACGCTACCGCCTGGGTTTGCTTACGCCCCTGGCCTTGCGCGAAGCTCAGCGCACCCAGCTCGACGCCGAAGTGCGCCTGCTCGACATCCGCTTTCAGGCCAAGCAGGCCGAAATCGTGCTCCGCCGCCTGAGTAGCGGGCTGGTGCAGCAGCAAGGCGGGTAA
- a CDS encoding YciE/YciF ferroxidase family protein has translation MSDKLKSLDDLFQEQLRDLYSAETQLTKALPDMAKEARDPRLQQAFDQHLIETKNQVARLEQIGRGLGLELSGHTCKAMQGLVAEGKETIAEDATDEVKDAALIAAAQRVEHYEIAGYGTAAHYALRLGHTESAELLRQTLQEEQATDTLLNNLAKNYINAKAM, from the coding sequence ATGTCTGACAAACTCAAAAGCCTCGACGACCTGTTCCAAGAACAACTCCGCGACCTGTACAGCGCCGAAACCCAGCTGACCAAGGCCCTGCCCGATATGGCCAAGGAAGCCCGCGACCCACGCCTGCAGCAGGCCTTCGACCAGCACCTGATTGAAACCAAAAATCAGGTGGCCCGCCTTGAGCAAATCGGGCGCGGCCTGGGCCTTGAGCTGAGCGGCCATACTTGCAAAGCCATGCAGGGCCTGGTAGCGGAAGGCAAGGAAACCATTGCCGAAGATGCTACCGACGAGGTAAAAGACGCCGCCCTAATTGCCGCCGCCCAGCGCGTAGAGCACTACGAAATTGCCGGCTACGGCACCGCCGCCCACTATGCCCTGCGCCTAGGTCACACGGAGTCGGCAGAGCTGCTGCGCCAGACGCTGCAGGAAGAGCAAGCTACCGACACGCTGCTCAATAACCTGGCTAAGAACTACATCAACGCCAAAGCTATGTAA
- a CDS encoding response regulator, with product MSAPIIRLAVVDDHILFRKGLRALISGFPDMEVLFEAGDGQELLEHLDQGIVPDVVLMDLQMPTLDGLQTVRLMRAQYPRVRVVIISMHDEPELIDSLHSEGAHGYLLKNANPEEVRGAILAAAGYAPRPSMAIL from the coding sequence ATGAGCGCACCTATCATCCGCTTAGCCGTCGTTGATGACCATATTCTATTTCGTAAAGGACTACGGGCCCTCATTAGTGGCTTTCCCGATATGGAAGTGCTCTTCGAAGCCGGTGACGGTCAGGAGCTTCTTGAACACCTTGACCAAGGCATTGTGCCCGATGTAGTACTGATGGATTTGCAGATGCCCACGCTGGATGGCCTGCAAACTGTACGCCTGATGCGCGCCCAGTACCCCCGTGTGCGGGTTGTTATCATTTCCATGCACGACGAGCCCGAACTCATCGACAGTCTGCACAGTGAAGGGGCCCACGGCTACTTGCTCAAGAATGCCAATCCGGAAGAAGTGCGCGGTGCCATTCTGGCCGCGGCCGGCTATGCACCCCGCCCGAGTATGGCTATCCTGTAA